One Pigmentibacter ruber genomic window, ATTCAGATTGGTTTAATTTAGTGAGAAAAATTTAAATATTAACAAGTATTAAAAATTTTTTGGTTACATGTAAGTCTTCTCTAAAAATTAATTACCTTTTCCATATGGCTTTAACTTATCTGGAGTCTCATGAAAATGAATTGTTTTATTACTACCCCAATAAAAGTCAGCACCTAAGGCTAATTTTTGAAAGACTTCGATTGCTTCTTTTTTTGATTCAAAATCTACATAAGCTTCTCTATATTCACCGATATTTAAATTTGTGTATTTTATTATAACTCGATACTTTCCATTATGCAGAATCATAATATCTACCCAATTTGCACTAAAACCACCTGAATATGAAAATGGATAGTATATTAAATTAAATAATATTATAATTAATAAATAAACATATTTTCTAAGCATAAAAAAACACCCGAAAGAATATGTTTCTTACTTCGGGTGTTTTCTTTGAAATTAAATAGAAATTAAATTCCTAAGGAAAGTTTAAACTATCCATGGTTTAGTACCTTCTACAGAAGGACTTTTTCCAATGGCATCTTTTCTACTTAACTTAATTCTACCAGTACGATCAAGCTCAATCACTTTGACCATAACTTCATCGCCTTCTTTCACTACTTCTTCTGTTTTATTAATTCTAGTTGCGGCTAGTTGTGAAATATGCACTAGACCTTCAACACCAGGTTTAATTTCAACAAATGCTCCAAAATCAGCAGTTTTCTTGACAATTCCAAGATAAATTTCACCAATTTCAGGATCAGTAGTTAAATAGTTTACCATGCGTTTTGCTTTTGCCGCCGAATTACCATCTGTTGAAGCAATACTAACAATTCCTTCATCGTTAACTTCAAGCTTACAACCAGTATCTGAAACTATTTTCTTAATATTTTTTCCACCTGGACCAATTAAATCACGCACTCTTTCAGGCTTAATTTTAATTTGTTCAATTCTTGGAGCCAATTGACTAAGATCGTTTGGTCTTGATATTACACGCAACATGTTGTCTAAAATTAAAGTTCTACCTTCTTTAGCTTGTGCAAGTGCTTGTTCAAGAATTTCCATTGAAATTCCTGAAATTTTGATATCCATTTGCATAGCTGTAATTCCGTTTTTACCGCCTGCAACTTTAAAATCCATATCTCCTAAATGATCTTCATCACCTAAGATATCTGAAAGAATAGCAAATTCTTTATCTTCTAAGATAAGTCCCATAGCGATACCAGCGATTGGTTCTTTTAAAGGAACACCAGCATCGAGCATTGCTAAAGTACCAGAGCAAACAGAAGCCATTGAGCTTGATCCGTTACTTTCAGTAATTTCAGATACAATTCTAATGGAATATGGAAAACGATTTTTTGCAGGAAGAGTTGCTTTTAAAGCTCTTTCAGCTAAATTTCCATGCCCAACTTCGCGGCGTCCAGGAGAACCTAAACGTTTTACTTCACCAACGGAGTAACCTGGCATGTTATAATGCAACATGAATGTTTTTTCTTCTAAGACATTCATGATGGATTCAGATCTCTGAGCATCGTCTTGTGTACCTAGTGTAATGACCCCAAGGGATTGAGTTTCACCGCGTGTAAACAGAGCTGAACC contains:
- the pnp gene encoding polyribonucleotide nucleotidyltransferase, with the protein product MFNITEKSIKIGEDEITIETGRIARQAGGSVLVSCGGTQVLVTATAAKEAQATASFFPLSVDYIEKFYSAGRIPGGYVKRETRPSDREILISRLIDRPIRPLFPETYLVETQVIAQVISLEAKISPAQLAILGASCALHISDIPFAGPVAGVRIGFKDGKFLINPAESDLPTSDLDLVVAGTKDAILMVEAAANFLTEAQILEAIELGHREIKKLCDLQEQIRKLCGKEKRTVPEAPQNSDMKSIISKKYAKSLKEAYSIASKTERKKAIEAVKQEAKLELVIENDKESEKAFQYLFEMQEYKILRSSIIKDNRRVDGRSSKDIRNINCQVGVLKRTHGSALFTRGETQSLGVITLGTQDDAQRSESIMNVLEEKTFMLHYNMPGYSVGEVKRLGSPGRREVGHGNLAERALKATLPAKNRFPYSIRIVSEITESNGSSSMASVCSGTLAMLDAGVPLKEPIAGIAMGLILEDKEFAILSDILGDEDHLGDMDFKVAGGKNGITAMQMDIKISGISMEILEQALAQAKEGRTLILDNMLRVISRPNDLSQLAPRIEQIKIKPERVRDLIGPGGKNIKKIVSDTGCKLEVNDEGIVSIASTDGNSAAKAKRMVNYLTTDPEIGEIYLGIVKKTADFGAFVEIKPGVEGLVHISQLAATRINKTEEVVKEGDEVMVKVIELDRTGRIKLSRKDAIGKSPSVEGTKPWIV